The genomic DNA GTTCATACTTTTCCAGGATGTTTCTGTTTTGAGCATCCCAGGGCCCACAATTTCAGGAATATCACATCATTTTgccaaaataaaatattcattcaaaatatggTTCTAcatgaaacaacaaaaacacGGAAGTCTTGTGTGCACATCACTAAAGCTTATGGTTGGAGCACTTTAAAGTACCGGTAAGCTAAATATACTCTTGCTTcagaaaaaagggaaacaagATCAAAGTTAACTAATACCTGGAACTTAGGTAAGGCAGTTAGCAAATTTTAAATGCATTGATGTTTGTTATTGCATATTGCCACAACTTATCTATATCATTTACTATTAATAGTGTgagataaaaacaataattgtgTCAATAACAAAATGCTTGAATATGATTGGTTCTTAACAACCTATATTTATAGCTAATTTTGCTACGTAACTCCAGTCCAAACTGTCCGATTTGACCTGTCCGATTACCAGGAGCTTGTAATCACACAGGTCAAATCGGACAGTTAAAGAACCAAAAAAATCATGTAGCAAATGCCACTAGCCAATGAAATTTCACTACATGGCACatgataaccaatcaaaatcaatgaaacaatTGTGACTAGGTAAGCTGTCCAGCTTcaactggaaaagaaaaattggagGTCAACCAGTAATTTTTTTGCTGTGGAATCGATTCCTTACGTTATATACATAGACTGAGATTCTCGCATTTTGTTATTGGCACAATTAATTGGTAttaggacttcgtgtcgtacaATTCAGGGGTAATCGGGCTCGTAATTTCAAATTACTTGcccgattactccctgaattgttcTCCATGCAGGCCTATTATCATTACTTATCTGGACAATCCAGATAAAATTTGTTGATAGCAATGTCAGAAATATTGTAAACACTTGAAAGCACTATGGAAGTCAGAATGACATGGCTTTGTTTTCAGAGTTCTGCAATAGTTACTGGATATATAAAGCTATTTCAACCAGATTCAAAGTCTTTAACATCTCCTGTTGTTTAACTTAGGCAATATCATCATCTGGCTGCCTGACAGCCCAAGATGGGCCTTCAGGTGCTGGTCTTGTTGATAGTCTACCAACTTTTCTTGGCTTTGACATGGCTCTTGCATGTGATGACAGACTGTTGTGATATGCACGATCCAGTCTTGACTTAAGGCTAGTTAAGCTGGTCTTCtcccagggaagcttttttgtTATATAGCAGGCCAatttcctttctctttcttcagtAATGGGATCCTCTATCTCCTCATAATCAGAGTCCTCACTGCTCATATAATCCATATACAGCACTTCACTAGCATACTGCCTTTGCGTTGCACTCATACTTGACTGTACTAGTTCAAAGGCACGATTTCGTCTTTCCAGTTTCTGATCAAGAGAAAATGCACAAATTAATAGATCAAGAATGGTCTGGATGGCTTGTATCAATTACTGATTGATATCTTTATTATTTCTCAACCAAATGAACTAATATTTGTATCCAGCAAAAGTTTAGTTCGCACTTTAGCCACAAACACAGGCTTAACAATGAGCACATgtataattaaaacaaaatttgtaTGTCAATCAATTTAAGACATACAGTTGTAAGCATAAGaatgacaatttttttctaaTCCAGCTACTTTACTTCattcaaagtaaagtaaaaaataaaagtgtGATAACCAAAAGCCCAAGAAAATTATGTAGTTTAGCTTAACTTGTTTCAAGAATGGAACTGATGAAATGCCataagaaacaaataaatatctACTTTTGCACTGCTaccattaatttatttactcCAATGCACTTATGTCACAATTGCTCTTGTAGGCGCAAACTGTTATTTTGCATTTTAGGGAAGCTCCttttaatacaaaagttcatttaTGTAAATTGTATTTTAATTCTAAATTTGCCAAAACTTACAGTTAGAAGTCGTCTGTTCTTTTTGCACTGTTCTTTGTGTTGTTCATTCTTTCCACCCTTTATCCTCATTTCTCTTTCTCTGACTGTTTTAAAATATCGGTGAAATTGTGCTGTTGAAAGAACAATTTTAAAGATATAAACAGtgtaaattaataattattacaataacacaaCAATCCAATCAGCAAATTACATTTAGGGTGCATTTCTTTGGAAAAATCCAATTATGGATTTTTGTATCCAAGAAGGGACATGTACCAAAATTTTCTGTTTTGCGTCAACATTGTTAACCAGGCTGTCCGCATGAAGGGAAAAAGAAATGGATTCTTCATCTCTCTGGGAGTGAGGTATCTGTGTGATTTGAGATCACAAAGGAAATATTTTTGGATTCTTCAAAAGAAATACACCCTTGCAGTAATAGATTAGTAGTAGATTAG from Montipora foliosa isolate CH-2021 chromosome 7, ASM3666993v2, whole genome shotgun sequence includes the following:
- the LOC138010998 gene encoding uncharacterized protein, which encodes MAMTTSNAQQERQLLLMERMSGKIDSIVESQKKLEDANRGLQQENERLRIELQKKEKQKRRGSRISRRSSTVEIPSELRKRFRFIYKKIVEKKMSQGFSVEEDPESERNQQVFTKVKDILRKEHGAENCPWTDLEMEAQFHRYFKTVREREMRIKGGKNEQHKEQCKKNRRLLTKLERRNRAFELVQSSMSATQRQYASEVLYMDYMSSEDSDYEEIEDPITEERERKLACYITKKLPWEKTSLTSLKSRLDRAYHNSLSSHARAMSKPRKVGRLSTRPAPEGPSWAVRQPDDDIA